From Streptomyces sp. NBC_01460, a single genomic window includes:
- a CDS encoding ATP-binding protein gives MSPTHTMRDDASAIRPTTTVADARERARSFLEALREPAVAPKVTDKVILVVSELVTNALRHGGGTYTLRLSTHPDLIAVAVDDPSPQAPRMRTPDLTGATGGFGWRMVTRLARTTAIIHRPSGGKTVSAFLTR, from the coding sequence GTGAGCCCGACGCACACGATGCGCGACGACGCCTCCGCCATCCGCCCCACGACCACCGTCGCCGATGCGCGCGAGCGGGCCCGGAGCTTCCTCGAAGCCCTCCGGGAGCCGGCCGTCGCCCCGAAGGTGACCGACAAGGTGATCCTGGTCGTCTCCGAACTCGTCACCAACGCCCTGCGGCACGGCGGCGGCACCTACACCCTCCGCCTGAGCACTCATCCCGATCTCATCGCGGTGGCCGTCGACGACCCCAGCCCGCAGGCACCGCGCATGCGCACCCCCGACCTGACCGGCGCCACCGGCGGCTTCGGCTGGCGCATGGTCACCCGCCTCGCCCGTACCACCGCGATCATCCACCGGCCGTCCGGCGGCAAGACCGTCAGCGCCTTCCTCACCCGATAG